DNA from Microtus ochrogaster isolate Prairie Vole_2 unplaced genomic scaffold, MicOch1.0 UNK43, whole genome shotgun sequence:
ATGTTGTACTGTGTAGGCTAACAAAAATTATGTTGATTCAATGAGATGAAAATATTCCAGGATGACTTCCAGCTCTATACTAGAAAGAAATTGCCAAAAAAGGCATTACAAAGGATCAATTTTCAGGGAAATATTTGGTTGGGGAATATTGAATTTAAGGTTCCTATAGAGCATCCCAATGGAAGTCATCCTGGAATATTTTCATCTCATTGAATCaactcaccttcctggtcctggatagaagtgggaggaccttggaccttctgcagggcagggaatctggactgctcttcattctcaagagggaggggggatgaattggggggagggggagagggatagggaagtgaggggagggggcaacgtgtgcggggagggggaggtaaatgggaaacggggaggaggcagaatattttttttgcaacaactaaaaagaaaataaaataaaaaaggctttaGCTCTTGGCAAAGTaaagcttgctgttcttccacatGAAACAAAAAAGGTTCCTATAGAACATTCATGAAGAAATAATATTCCTGAAttagtagaaaaaagaaagaataggacAATCACAGATTTCTGGGTGGCTTTGCATAGTGCGCAATGCAAGTCATATTCAGTAATAACATGAAGAGGACAGGGCAGGCACTACGCTGATGATGGTCTTAGAATGAACAGTGTGTGCTGatcaaagggaaaggaaagataaTAGTCAGAATGTTGGAAGTTTCAAACACAAAGTAGAGGAAAatgatgggaaagaaagggttctTTGAGACACAAGAGACGCTGTTGAACTGTAGAATTGTTTGAGAGTaggttatttttgtcttttgtgcaAGAAGTTCTAGGAAACTATGAAGGTGACAGTCAGAGTAGCCTACTCatgttccaaaataaaaaaaaaaaacaaatagaaggtGCTTTGTAGTCATTCTTGGGTTCTtgggtgtatgtatatacaaagataggtgtgtatgtgcgtgtaagGATAAATAGAATGGTGAACAGATCCTGTATTCTGAGAAACCACGTAAGAATGAAGTGCACATGAGCTATATCTCTGTAAGTAGAAAATCAAAGGAAATTCTCTCTGGGGAAGTTTCATAAGGCAAGAGTGGTCCTGTGACCTTGGTTCCAAAGAAGGTGACTAATTGGGACTATACAAATTCGTGAGGAACAGCATCTCAGTCTGTAAAATAAGGCTAAAACAACTGGACTCTATGTCACTCAACAAAGTCACCTGAAATAATGTTCCACTCAAGATTTCTTTGGGATCTTCTATATTGCTGTCATGATTGGTAATATCAGGTACACATGGTGTGGAAGCAACTCCATGGGAGTGCCTGCCTGAGAAGAACACAAGCATTTGGAAGGATTACCATCCACCTATCCTCAAGTGAGGTCACAGCTCCACCCATTAGAGCCAGCTAATGTTTTGACCCAGCCCAGCTGCCAGAGAACAGGCCCAGGTGCTGGCCCCACAGGTTTTGGTTTGAGTCTCAGTCACTGTGGTTTGTTTTCGGCGGCGGAACCCAGCTCACTGTCCTAGGTAAGTGTCTTTAATTCTCCTTCCTATTCAGCCCAGCATGTGTTGTCTTAGAAGGATCTGTTTTTTCTCTCTGAGAACTTCTCAGCTTCACTCCCCTAACTTAAGGACTGAATCCTTAGCCTTCTTCATGGTGACTAGGGGAGATGGGCAATTAGGAGAAATCTGAAGGAAGGGCCAGCAGATCAGAAGCAGATGGCCTCAGATTCTAATAAATATGTTGTGATCTCATGGGCTTCAGTTAGGGTCTGATCAGAGTCAAAGGCTCTATTCTTGTTCTCAGACAGATTCATCATTGGGAATCATGGACTGGGTCAAAGAACGGGCACTAGGACTTTGTCAGAACCCGCAATATCTTCGTAGGGTGTGAAGGGTTGGATCTAGATATGTAAGGGCAGCTTCCCAGGGTCTTAGATTAACAAAGTGGGAAACACGCAAGCATAGTGAAGGAGTAAGTTTGTAATTGTCTTCAGTTATCTGACCATTTACAGAGCTACTGAGGTCctatagacacagagacagtaTTTATTAGCAGGGGAACCAAATCCTGGTCACCTCAAGATTAGCTGGGATTCTGTCTATAAAGTCCCTTAATCCTGGGTTATGATGCCTCGTGTTTTCATtgtcagattctttttttttaattgtcagaTTCTTTAAATGGCATATAAAATTTAGGAGGTCAGGAATGAGGGACAAGCTGGGGCTTTCAGAATACTTCCTGACCTTCAGGGAAGGAAACTGTTTCTGTGAGCAAGTGACTGTTATGCTCTTGCATCCGAGGAGAAAAAGCCTACAGAACATGGCCAGGGTAATGGATATAGTGGTCGGGTCAAACTAAGCAGGAGTCGCTAAAACCCTAGAGTAGCCCCAGATCTTCTTTGTAGGGATCAGACTAGTCAGTGAAAATGCTGAGGAGATTAATGTGGAGAGCCTGCTGTCCAAGATTACAGGAGGCCCAGTGCCTCTAGGTGCTGGGGAAAAAGAATGGCTCTCCTTACTTAGTTAAAACGCAATCTTCAGAGCAAGGTGGAATGTAGCTTATTCAGCAAAGAGCTCTGACCACAAGAATAAAGAGGAGACAGCTGGGCTAGGGAAGGTGATCAGATATGGGGCAAATTCCAAATTAGATTATAGACAATAGGGTGGAGAGAACACAGTCATACCTACTGATAGTTGGGGGatggggcagagaggaggagtCCAGTTCATCTAACTTGGGAGGGTATCCTGGAAACTTTTGACTACTAAGAAGACTATTCACTGAGGCTCAAAGGGGCAGATGAGAAAGTTGCAGGTGAATAAGATGACAAATATGAAGAGCCACTGAGAtttgatagtttttattttgtctcttgaAATAATTCCCCTCTTTTATTCACACAGGTCAGCCCAAATCTTCTCCCAAAATCACGGTGTTTCCACCTTCACCTGAGGAGCTCCAGACAAACAAAGCCACACTGGTGTGTCTGATCAACGACTTCTCCCCGCGTACTGTAACAGTGGCTTGGGCGGCAGATGGTGTGCCTATCACCCAGGGTGTGCAGACTACAAAAtccaccaaagaaaacaaaaactacatgGCCAGCAGCTATCTAAGTTTGACAGCGGACCAGTGGAGATCTTACAAGAGCGTTTCCTGCCAAGTTACTCATGAAGGGAGTCTTGTGGAGAAGAGTTTGTCCCCTGCACAATGTAGCTAGGAGCCCAGACTTCTCCTGAGCCTGGGAAGTGTGGAGCTAGGGGACCCAGAATGGGGTCTCTTCTCTATACTAGGGAATCCAGGCTTCTCTTTTACACGCTGAATATTCAATAAAAGATCATTAGTTAATCAGAGGTACTGCCTTGTCCATTTGTTCTCATTATATATTCAATTTTGAATCATTGAACCTGCAATGTGGGGAGGTGGGATCAGGTTCCCAGTGAGAAATTAGTTTTCCTTGGAAACATTCAGAGGGTATCACCCTAAAAGTGACATTTTCCTTGCTCTGTACTGTTGTCTGATCCCTGCCATGCAGGGACACTCATTTAGAATACAGCTCAGGTAAACCATCATGTTTCAGGCTAAACAATTAATATATAGAAAGTCCTCAAATGAATGAAATCTTACAATGAACttagtaaattttattatataattcaaAACATTGATGTTAATGGCCCTCTGTATTTGGGCATGAGGTGGGATAATCACTCAAGCAAAATAACAGCATCCAATGAGAAATAATGGATCCAAAATGATCCCAGAAGGGTGCCAAATTATGTTTCAAGGGAAGCGATTTCAGAGTCAAATTCTAGAACTACTCAATGTCATGTCAGGTGAGGTCAAGGAAGACAGAGTGAGACCTAAGATTTAAACTTATGTCTGTTCCTTGGGTAGACTTAGGTCTTTACTGGCCCAAATCCTCTTGTGTGCATAAGCACACCAGTGTGTACTTCAGTTTAGTATCTACCACAGTCTTTGAAATTGGCTGTCAGCTTTCAGTTGTCTAGCCTCTGGCTAAGTTAGTAAATATTTACTGTGTTCAGGACCTGGGGACTCTATAGTTCATAATCTGTATAAACCCTGACTACATCCAGAACTCTGGTGGATCAGACAGTCCAACGTGACAGTCTTCATAGCTAGAAATATTCTTCAACAATGAAGCAAAGTGACAGACGACAACATAAAGCTTAATCACAGGTCCCCAAATCCCCATTTCTGAACTAGGAAGAACTTATGGGATTTGTGCCACATGGCAGCTTTTCATTGCTATGGCATGATAAAGTCTGTGCCCAATAGTTGGAAGTAAAGATCCTGGGTACTCTCACAGAAATATTCCTTGATGGAGACAGTGCCAACACTCATCCAGACACAGATATTGTTCAGAGACTCACTTCCTCATCCTTTGTTCAAGATTTCACTGACAAATTTGAACACAAAATTTGGGAAACTCAGATATAGTAATGTTCCCATATTCCCCTCAAATAGCCTGTAACAATCCTTACACGTGGATTTTGATAAGACTCCTTCCATATATCATGTTATGAAAGCACATTCCAGAAGTTGTATCTTGTCAGCTATGATAATATTTCTGGGTTTACAAAGAGAAAGTACAGATATCATATCAAACTTCAAAAGAAGTTATTGATTATTTCTTCATGTCTTATAATAGTCAAGTTGTCATTAAATGACTACATGACATGACCCTACAGTGTTTAGTAATGTATTATTGGTAAAGATTTCACCACATGAAGGAAGAGGAGATGTGTATGAAGCCAATGGTTGTGTGTTCTCCACCTGTTGTATTCTGCAGGGCCCCAGACCCCTCTCTTCATTCTTTGCCAGGCAGAAGGTGCAGAGACTGAGTTAATGGTCCCAAGACTTTGCATAGACTTCATGCTTGCTTCCTTGAGCTGTCACCGAAGGATCCTCTCTATTAATTCTTACCCTGTAAAGAGCTTCTTTTTAAAAGGGTGTGGAAATTTTATGGATGACTTTCTAACAAGTATATCTCAGAAGACAAATGGGATCCTGGGAAGAAAGATCTTCCAGAAAGACCATCACATGCCCAAAATCATCAAGGACTACATACATCACAGCTGAAAGTGTAGGATAAGGTGCATGTAGGGTTTTTGCATGAGTCTATATCACAGTGTTGGGTGTTCGGCGGAGGAACCAAATTGACTGTCCTGGGTAAGTCAcccttttttcttctgttactgTAATCTTCAAGGTTTGAGATGATTTTTGCATTGGACTATTTCTCATTCTCTATTCTACTTCATGCTTCAGCTTCTCTCTAGGTACATAATCTCTTGCTTCTCTAGATTCTGTGCCTCACCTCAAATGGTTCCCTGTGACCTTTCATGTCTAATCTCATAGGCAGGGGGCCAAAAAAAGATAAATTCTCAAGGTCTGTCTGTCATTCTGTTGCAGTATCCACTGCTCTGATAAGTACTTAAATGTGCCACTATCTATGAGTGTGTATCTTTTTGGTAAAATTTGTGAGGGGTAAAGTAAATTGTTATCTTATTGAATCTTAttgagaaggaagaacagagtcagagatagagaaagagagagagagagagagacagacagacagagagagagagagagagagacagacagacagagagacagacagacagacagacagagagagagagagactggtaaATAACTTGTCAGAGTTCAGATAAACTAGCCATTAGAACTCAGGATCCAGTTTATAAGACAGGCAGGAGATAGAAAGGATTTCAAATCTTCCAGGGAAGTAATGAACAGAGCAGTAACCTATCTAGAACTCAGGAAATTTAGtaacaagaaagggaagggatCTCAGGACACAGGAAGTCAAGAGAAGAGAGACTGAAGATGTGACTGAGAAGTTGTGTTCCTGGATCACTCAAAGACACTGCTTAGAAAACAGAGCAACTGTATTCATGTAGATCTGGTCctgatgcataaaaataaaacaccacatcCAGAAAGGGGAATCTTGTCTCATTCTGCAGAATTAGAAACAGTTCAAGCAGATACATACTTTGCTGAGCAGAAATAACAGACCTAGGGGCCATGATTTGGATGAAAATAAATGCCTAACTATAAAGTTTAGTCTGAGCAGAGGTTTTCCGTCAGAACTATCCTCAGAGTGGGACAGATGGATGGTAGACATCGATAAAAAGCAGAGAGGATACAAGGGCAAGGACATAAAGGTTAGGTGTCTGTGTTGAAGGTCAGAATCCAGTGAAGTGTGAGACAAATGTGGAGTACACAATTCCTAAGTACACAGGGagtatatgaaagaaatatataccCCACTTTCTGTATTCCATTAAAATACAGTCACTAAACTTGGGATATGCTAATACTACCTCTAGGATTTCTATTGGGAAACCAAGAtttcttctgactttttctttcttcaccctGCAGGTCAGCCCACATCTCACCCTTCAGTCACCTTGTTTCCACCTTCTCCTGAGGAGCTCAAGACCAGCAAGGCCACACTGGTGTGTATGATCAATGACTTTTACCCTGGTGATTTGGCAGTGACCTGGAAAGCAGATGGTACAACTATCACCCAGGGTGTGGAGACAAGTAACCCTTCCAAACAGGGCAACAAATACTTGGCTACCAGCTTCTTGACTTTGACAGAAGATGCATGGAAATCTAAAAACCAAGTCAGCTGTGAGGTCACTCATGAAGGGACAAAAGTGGAGAAGAGTTTGTCGCCTGCAATGTGTTCCTAGGCCTTCCAATATTCATCTTACCCATAGAAACTGGGATTAGAATAATGAACAAATACTGCTCTTGCCTATCATAGCCCTTCCCCCTGCTcctgaaatgcaaaataaaatatctgttcTCAACCTGTAATTCTACTGTACTCATTTGTTTTAGTGTATATTTCACTGGTATTCACAATAGTGTGGGAATTTGCTGGAACCCCTTGGTTTGTAACTGGGGTGATACCCTGCATAATCACCCTAGGGAGTACCTGCTCCATGCAGACACAATTTCCCACCTCGCCTCTGGACCTTTGATCATACCACGCAATTTTACAGTGTGAGTGTAATAGATTTCCCTAATTTCACTCTTTAATAGCCCTAATCCTATGTCACCTCCATTTCTAAAAATCTACTGGTGCCTAACCATCTtccttaaaattataatttggaGTCTGGGGCAGTTCTATTATATGCTATCTCAGTTTCTATTACTCAAGTCAAAATGAATAGATAGTATTAGGAAATTGAAAGTTTACTACAATCTGTACGAAGAAGTAAAATCAAACTAAAGATAGAGCATGTGAGATGTTCATGAAGGTTGCAGTATGGTTGTAGTCAGCCTTGATAAGTATATGAACTAAAAGAAACAAGACATGATATCCAGCCCAAATGCTGTCAGAGGCATTCAGTGCTGGGTATGAGAAACTTTGACATGTTTCCACTTCAGAACTAGATTTTGAGATTTGCCATTCATCAGGGCTGAAGGTCCCAAGTATGACTAAATATCTGGGTCCCATACAGAGAACAAGACTATCCTAGAATCCCagttgttttctaaagaaagggaggagaagggggatggAGCACTTAGAGATGAATGGATGTGGAGATAACGAGGATCTGGGAGGGgatgaaggaggagaaactgtgatcagaatgttGCATgtgttttcaaaaaattaaaagaatatcaaATCGGGTTAGGGATAGAGCATGAGTAAAGTTGTTAAGGATTGGAGCCTGGACATGGTCATTGTGAGTATAAACCTTGTAAAAAGTCAACTTAGGAATGACCCCAAAATTAGCACTCCTGAGGAACTCTTATTGACTAATAGAAGATGTTTCAAAGTTGAATTTATGAGTATACTCAAGCCGTGTGAAGACAAAGTGAGGTGAGTGTGGTTTGAGAATTGTCAGCAAGACCAGGTGTTCAGGAAGTCTCAGCTGGGCTACATGCTTCTCCACAACCCTGTCCTTTTATGTTTAATTTCATCTAGTGTGGGCATCAGACTGATGTCATGCATAATTCCTAGCACAAGTCTGCCTTCCTTGGTTTAGTATTATTCAGCTTGGTTAGACCATCATGATCAGGTCCAGTGTACAATATTCTCTAGTTCTCACAAGGGACATGGCAGCTGTCTGCACCAGAGCTCCTTGGTCAACCTATCAACTCAGTGACATAGTTAGAAAATCAGAAGACATACTCAATAATGGAACAGCATGACAAGGAAGGGGAAAATAAGGTTTGATTCTGGTTACAACAATCCAAACTCCAGCCTCTGAGACAAAAACTTTCAAAACTTGTATATTACAATGTTTGTCTGATTCTAGTTTACAGAAATAATTTCAGTGACCCAAAGTCACAGATTACTTCAAATAGGAAAGATATTGAAATGAAGTTGAATATAATCATATCTCAGTGTTCTAGTCTACTAGAACACTACCACCATAGCAGTAGCTCATTCACTGAGTCCCATCTGCTACACAGAGACAAGACTCATCCTTTTGTTGCATGCTTTATTACAGACAATACTGAACATCAAGAAGAGAAGCATGTCAATGAACTATTAATTAGTCACTGAATAATCTATTACACTATTTTAATTGACCTTTGACAACATAATGCTCCTCTTATGTAATATTCTGAAGTAGATCTTGACAGGTtgtttctatgtgtatatattt
Protein-coding regions in this window:
- the LOC101978883 gene encoding immunoglobulin lambda-1 light chain-like → MAWIPLLFFLLHCTGSVASYELIQPSSLSVAVGETIEITCSGDQLPKNYAHWFQQKPGHSIMRLIYEDTKLSSGIPDRFSGSSSGTTATLTISRAQPEDEADYYCLSSYGDGSNIKPTCWVFGGGTKLTVLGQPTSHPSVTLFPPSPEELKTSKATLVCMINDFYPGDLAVTWKADGTTITQGVETSNPSKQGNKYLATSFLTLTEDAWKSKNQVSCEVTHEGTKVEKSLSPAMCS